Sequence from the Maribacter algicola genome:
CATTCCCTGAACGCAACCCATTGTTATTTGTAGTATCTTAAGATAGAATTAGTTAACCCTTGGAAATTGTGCAAAACCGATTTTTGTTTTTAGTTACGATTATTCTACTTTTTACGGCAGGATGCACCAACGATGATTTGGTGCTAAAGGGAAAGGATTTGCAATTTTCAAGTCAAAAATGGAGACTGGTTCAAATGACAGGAAGTTTTGTTAATTCAACAACTGTGGGCGAGGCTATGGATTGGCAGGAATACTATATTTTCAATCCAGATGGTTCATTTATTAAAAGCAGGGAGCGTGATGGTGCCGTTTTGGAAGCTACTGGAACCTTTGAGGTGGTCGAGTACGATAATGATGATGCGGATTATCTGGAGCTACTTTTCGAGACTGGAGGGGAGTTGGCAGGCGGTTGTTATGGATTTGGTAGGGAAACCTTGCAATATGTTACCGAGGATAGGCTTCAAAGCTCTTGGATGGCATGTGACGGACCTGGTCTATTTTATGAAATACAAAAGGATTAAAGCGCCATCAAATTACATCCTCTGATATCTGAATGGTCAAAACGGCCCAATACTTCAAATTTTCCACTTTCATATAATTTTCCCAAATCCTGGGTGGCTATAAACGAACAAGAGTTCACATTGGCAAGATCGATTACATTGATGCCTCCAGTCTTTGCTTTGGGTAGTAAGGATAAAGGGTCTTCTGTATCCCTAACCAAAATCTTCATCCAAGGGGGACATTCAAAAAGACTATCCCCTAGAGAGTAGGCCTGTGAAAGGAGTTCCGTCATACCATATTCGGAATGAATATGTTTCACGCCAAACCCTTGCTTTAGTTGCTCGTGCAGTTCCTTACGTATCAATTCCTTTCTACGTCCCTTCATGCCGCCTGTCTCCATCACGATGGTATGTTCCAATTCTAATTTAAACGCATCGGCAAAATCCAAAAGAGCAAAGGAAACACCAATTAAAAGGGTCTTTTGTTTTTGGGCTTCCAGTTCCTTAAGGACGGATGCCAATTTAGACAGGTCATTGAGAAAAAATCCGCTAAAGGGATGTTTGCTTTTATCGATTAAATCGTTCACCATGTAAATCAGGGAAGAACCATCGCGCTCTAAATAGGAGGGCAGCAGGGCCAAAACACAATAATTTTCAATAGGCCCGTAGAAGTTTTCAAAGCCTTTTAGGTAGCTCTGTTCGTACAGGTTGAGGTCCGTAACATAGTGCTTACTTGCAACGGAGCCCGTGGTTCCGCTACTGGTAAAAATGATTTCTTCATTGTCCAAAGTACTAACAACCTTGTGTTCCTTGAAGAATTGAATGGGTAGAAATGGAATTTCGGTAAGCGTATTGATTTGCTCCGATTTTATATTAAGATAGTCGCAGAACCTTTGGTAAACCTGATTATTTTGATACTGAAACTGAAATATTTCCAAACATTTGGTTTCAAATTCAGTTTTGGATGAAATATCAAAAATACCTTTTGGGCCCATGGAATATTTAATTCCCTGTAAAGGTAAAGAACCCTGTAGAATGTATCTTCAAAAGTAGGGTAAATCGGGTTAGGTAACAGTTACTTTACCACCAGTTTTCTGTTGATCGTTTTTTTGTTCTCGGTTACTTGGATAACATAGACACCGGGTGAAAGTCTGGAGATGTCCAAGGTTTTGTTCGAGATACGATCGGTCAAAACCAACTCACCAAAGACGTCATATATTCGTATTTCCTTGGTCTCGTTGTTCTCCGTGGTCACATAAACCATGTCTGCCGTTGCTGGGTTGGGATATAGTTTAAAACCTGAGATCTCCTCATTTTTTAAATTCCTAAAATCAATGGTGTCCTGACCATAAATCGTAAAGGAAAACCCCATTAAAAGGATAAAGTAGATTTTTTTCATTGGGCATCGATTTGGGATCAACACCTCAAAGTTACTTCAGTCTTAAAGGGTAAAAATAAAAATGTTGTCAATGATACTATTTTGTATGTCAATAAGATAGCACTTGCAATATATCGGATTTTTTGTACCGATTATCGATATGAGAATATATTAGGTAGCGGTAAAATTTATTTGACGATGAGCTTTCTGGTAGCCATTTTATCCTTTTCAAAAACTCTTAGGACGTACACCCCGGCATCCATATCGTTAAGGGAGAGTTCCTTGCCAAGTATGGTCGTTTTTAGAATTAGGGTTCCAAAAACATCGTAAATGAAAATTTCCTTAGGACTATTGTTAGCCGTTGTAATATACACCTTACCATTCGTAACCGGGTTTGGATACATACTAAAACCGTCTATATCCCCTTGATTTTTGGGACTTTGTCCAAAACCAACAGCACAAAAAAGAAAGAAAATAACGAGGTAAAGGTGCTTCATATATAGCTGGTTACAAATGCTATGCCACAAATATAGGAATTATAGCCTCTGGACGTCAATAGGATATGACTCTTTCTTTAAATTTTTCGATGAAATGCAAAAGGCCCGTCCGAGAATGGTATCGGGACGGGCCTTATTCGTAAACTTTGGATATGTTTTTAATTGATTCCTACGGTCCAACCCGCACCCCAAGTAGCAATGTCAGTACCCGTTCCGTTGCCATCCCCAAAAA
This genomic interval carries:
- a CDS encoding LuxE/PaaK family acyltransferase gives rise to the protein MGPKGIFDISSKTEFETKCLEIFQFQYQNNQVYQRFCDYLNIKSEQINTLTEIPFLPIQFFKEHKVVSTLDNEEIIFTSSGTTGSVASKHYVTDLNLYEQSYLKGFENFYGPIENYCVLALLPSYLERDGSSLIYMVNDLIDKSKHPFSGFFLNDLSKLASVLKELEAQKQKTLLIGVSFALLDFADAFKLELEHTIVMETGGMKGRRKELIRKELHEQLKQGFGVKHIHSEYGMTELLSQAYSLGDSLFECPPWMKILVRDTEDPLSLLPKAKTGGINVIDLANVNSCSFIATQDLGKLYESGKFEVLGRFDHSDIRGCNLMAL
- a CDS encoding T9SS type A sorting domain-containing protein — encoded protein: MKKIYFILLMGFSFTIYGQDTIDFRNLKNEEISGFKLYPNPATADMVYVTTENNETKEIRIYDVFGELVLTDRISNKTLDISRLSPGVYVIQVTENKKTINRKLVVK
- a CDS encoding T9SS type A sorting domain-containing protein, whose product is MKHLYLVIFFLFCAVGFGQSPKNQGDIDGFSMYPNPVTNGKVYITTANNSPKEIFIYDVFGTLILKTTILGKELSLNDMDAGVYVLRVFEKDKMATRKLIVK